A single region of the Acanthopagrus latus isolate v.2019 chromosome 11, fAcaLat1.1, whole genome shotgun sequence genome encodes:
- the LOC119028707 gene encoding E-selectin-like translates to MWTFILLLGSSFAETSLGWTYHYLNETLTWTEAREWCRKNYTDMVVIQSQEENDFVVSMLPNRTKSPYYWIGITRNHINGTWTWIGNNSTWVGEKSWAPNEPNNNDITEFCVEIYVNSGSNRGKWNDEKCGSKKFPVCYEAQCNATSCDRGRCQETVENITCICEPGFKGDRCQTGEEKMFSVECDKDQITVPSKGSVECTHQYGNFSYNSSCQYSCEEGYRLTVECPSLSQSDNGKYSCSGGNRTFNTTCRFNCHPGFLMIGSPAVTCEVTGVWSGPRPACASYKQALLAVAGCGALSTFCCICCCCWMKRRKRKKLAQERETEEVTASVEQE, encoded by the exons ATGTGGACATTCATTCTTCTCCTCG gTAGCTCCTTTGCTGAGACTTCCTTGGGCTGGACATATCATTACTTAAATGAGACACTGACCTGGACCGAGGCCCGAGAGTGGTGCCGGAAGAATTACACAGACATGGTGGTCATCCAAAGCCAGGAGGAGAATGACTTTGTGGTCTCAATGCTGCCGAACAGAACAAAAAGTCCGTATTATTGGATTGGAATCACTAGAAACCACATAAATGGAACTTGGACCTGGATTGGGAATAACAGCACGTGGGTTGGTGAGAAATCATGGGCACCAAACGAGCCCAACAACAACGACATCACTGAGTTTTGTGTCGAAATCTATGTGAACTCAGGGAGTAACCGAGGGAAGTGGAATGACGAGAAATGTGGCAGTAAAAAATTCCCCGTGTGTTATGAAG CCCAATGTAATGCTACATCATGTGACAGAGGAAGATGTCAGGAGACTGTAGAAAACATAACCTGCATCTGTGAGCCTGGCTTCAAGGGAGACAGGTGCCAAACAGGTGAGGAGAAA atgtttt CTGTTGAGTGCGACAAAGACCAGATCACCGTTCCATCTAAAGGAAGTGTGGAGTGCACTCATCAGTATGGAAACTTCTCCTACAACTCCTCGTGCCAGTATTCCTGCGAGGAAGGATACCGGCTGA CTGTGGaatgtccctctctgtctcagtctgaTAATGGAAAGTATAGCTGCTCAGGAGGAAACCGCACATTCAACACAACCTGTCGATTTAACTGCCACCCAGGCTTCCTGATGATAGGCTCGCCAGCAGTAACCTGTGAGGTCACCGGGGTCTGGAGTGGCCCAAGACCTGCGTGTGCAA gctATAAACAGGCCCTGTTGGCTGTAGCTGGGTGTGGAGCCCTCTCTACCttctgctgcatctgctgctgctgctggatgaaacGCAGAAAAA GAAAGAAACTTGCCCAAGAAAG GGAGACTGAAGAGGTCACAGCCAGTGTGGAGCAGGAATGA